In Candidatus Cohnella colombiensis, one DNA window encodes the following:
- a CDS encoding DNA methyltransferase has product MNVIDQIITDKYAVYHGDCVEVMRGIPSDSIHYEVFSPPFEGLYVYSNSERDMGNSKDGHEFREHYKYLIKEQFRTTMPGRLISIHCMDIPLMKERDGVIGLKDFPAQLRQMYEDAGFIYHSKVTIWKDPLIEAVRTKALGLMHKQLTKDSAMCRQGLPDYLLTMRKPGINPEPIAHPDGLTSFAGTDEPNVPKKKPDLTDSRIHKDKSLHNDDPVYSHHVWRRYASPVWMDINQTNTLQHRSARDDKDERHIAPLQLDVIERAIQLWSNPGDTVLSPFGGIGSEGYMAVKMGRKSVSIELKPSYYAQNVRNHEAAANEAEQPNLF; this is encoded by the coding sequence TTGAACGTCATCGATCAAATCATTACAGATAAGTATGCAGTCTACCACGGTGATTGCGTTGAGGTCATGAGAGGCATCCCAAGCGACAGCATCCATTACGAGGTGTTTTCGCCACCATTCGAAGGATTGTATGTGTACTCGAATAGTGAACGCGATATGGGTAACTCCAAAGATGGCCATGAATTCCGTGAGCATTACAAGTATCTGATTAAAGAACAGTTTCGAACAACGATGCCAGGTCGGTTAATTTCAATCCACTGCATGGATATTCCGCTGATGAAAGAGCGTGATGGGGTTATCGGATTGAAGGACTTTCCCGCGCAGTTACGGCAGATGTACGAGGATGCAGGTTTCATCTATCACTCGAAAGTGACGATCTGGAAAGATCCATTGATCGAAGCTGTACGCACTAAAGCGCTAGGGTTGATGCACAAGCAGCTCACGAAAGACTCTGCAATGTGTAGGCAAGGATTGCCTGATTATCTTCTGACTATGCGTAAGCCAGGTATAAACCCCGAGCCAATTGCTCATCCCGATGGGTTGACTAGCTTTGCGGGGACTGATGAACCTAATGTTCCGAAGAAAAAACCTGACCTGACCGATAGCAGAATTCACAAAGACAAATCCTTGCATAATGATGATCCAGTCTACTCACACCATGTATGGAGGCGCTACGCAAGCCCAGTGTGGATGGACATCAACCAAACAAACACCCTGCAGCATCGATCGGCCAGAGACGATAAGGATGAGCGTCACATCGCACCATTGCAACTCGATGTAATCGAGCGAGCGATACAACTATGGAGCAATCCGGGTGATACAGTATTAAGTCCATTTGGAGGTATTGGTTCGGAAGGTTACATGGCGGTTAAAATGGGGCGCAAATCCGTATCAATTGAATTGAAGCCTAGCTACTATGCGCAGAACGTGCGCAACCATGAAGCAGCGGCTAATGAAGCCGAACAACCGAACCTATTTTAA
- a CDS encoding DEAD/DEAH box helicase, which yields MQAEWSHQVHEETKGNILILAPLAVASQTVREGQAVGIDINLCDQQSDVRHGINIANYEKLHKFDPDKFKGIVLDESSIIKSYSGMMRNQIIDSFRNTPYKLACTATPAPNDYMELGNHAEFLGVMSRSEMLSMFFVHDGGETQKWRLKGHAEDKFWEWVASWAVMLQKPSDLGYEDGGYILPPLNVHDHVVQTSTTADGYLFAVEALTLQERQRARRDSIEQRVAKAAELANSTDKPFLVWCDLNRESELLTRAINGAIEVKGSDTPEHKAKAMMDFADGKIRALVTKPSIAGFGMNWQHCSDMAFVGLTDSFEQIYQAVRRCYRFGQKNEVNAHMIVSDMEGAVAANVKRKEAEFEAMYQAMVQHTKAITSKNIKSTAAEKTEYDAMKRMIIPSWVRSEVS from the coding sequence ATGCAAGCCGAATGGTCGCATCAAGTCCATGAAGAAACGAAGGGAAATATATTAATACTTGCCCCTCTCGCGGTCGCCTCACAAACGGTACGAGAAGGGCAAGCAGTAGGCATCGACATCAACCTCTGCGACCAACAGAGCGATGTTCGACACGGAATCAATATAGCAAACTACGAAAAGCTACACAAATTTGATCCAGATAAATTTAAGGGAATCGTCCTGGATGAGAGCTCAATTATCAAATCTTACTCAGGCATGATGCGGAATCAGATTATTGACTCGTTTCGGAACACACCCTACAAGCTTGCCTGTACAGCTACACCAGCACCGAACGACTATATGGAGCTTGGCAATCACGCTGAGTTTCTGGGGGTTATGAGTCGTTCGGAAATGCTATCCATGTTCTTCGTCCATGACGGTGGTGAGACGCAGAAATGGCGCTTAAAGGGACATGCAGAAGATAAGTTTTGGGAGTGGGTAGCGAGTTGGGCGGTAATGCTCCAGAAGCCATCTGATCTCGGGTATGAGGATGGCGGTTATATCTTGCCACCACTTAACGTCCATGATCACGTTGTACAGACGAGCACGACCGCAGATGGGTATCTGTTCGCGGTAGAAGCATTGACCTTACAGGAGCGACAGAGAGCTCGCAGGGATAGTATTGAGCAACGGGTAGCGAAGGCTGCCGAGCTTGCCAATAGCACTGACAAACCATTCCTAGTATGGTGCGACCTGAACAGAGAGTCGGAGTTACTCACAAGAGCGATCAACGGAGCAATCGAGGTCAAGGGATCTGATACACCAGAACACAAAGCCAAAGCGATGATGGATTTCGCAGACGGAAAGATTAGAGCGCTTGTAACTAAGCCGTCTATAGCAGGGTTCGGGATGAACTGGCAACACTGCTCGGATATGGCGTTTGTCGGACTAACAGACTCATTCGAACAAATCTATCAAGCTGTACGACGTTGTTATCGATTTGGGCAGAAAAACGAGGTTAATGCTCATATGATCGTTTCGGATATGGAGGGCGCGGTTGCCGCTAACGTAAAGCGCAAGGAAGCCGAGTTCGAAGCTATGTACCAGGCAATGGTCCAACACACCAAGGCGATCACCAGTAAGAATATCAAATCGACTGCTGCGGAGAAAACGGAATATGACGCTATGAAACGGATGATCATTCCGTCATGGGTAAGGAGTGAGGTCAGTTGA
- a CDS encoding DNA-entry nuclease encodes MGARIIQDARDGFIIDNLGRIKYHPDFHENHGQKFTEDDLCYLAKFYKHDGRRAMSFALGKTESVIQNKYADLMKRGLIEHYKNMEHYI; translated from the coding sequence ATGGGAGCTCGGATAATACAGGATGCCAGAGATGGTTTCATCATTGATAATCTCGGAAGAATCAAATACCATCCTGATTTCCACGAAAATCATGGCCAGAAATTTACCGAGGATGATCTTTGTTACCTTGCGAAGTTTTACAAACACGATGGGCGACGAGCGATGTCATTTGCACTCGGAAAGACAGAAAGCGTTATTCAAAACAAGTATGCTGACTTAATGAAGAGAGGCCTCATCGAGCATTACAAAAATATGGAGCATTATATCTGA
- a CDS encoding DNA cytosine methyltransferase, protein MIKILELFGGIGAPRKALINRGIDHKSIDYVEIMPNRVKAYNALYDHLHKPQDIRGWNLKPDILVHGSPCQDNSRGNRKRKGAAENSRSQLLNETVMIIKEMGDWRPKVVIWENVKGVLDRGVIPVFNSYLHDMTELGYTNSFDVLDARKFGIPHARERVFCISLLGTQSFNFRKLKQQPLRDIKEFLEYGPDDEIPAEYLINIPSQLGKIKEFNPIPTGTYKRQLDVIDKFCYTITERQDRCPNAGIIRLNSPQYRYLTERECWRLLGFDDNDFDLMLNEFPKKPGLRNATLYALAGNSIVVQVLEAIFEVLLDGDTPEEAYWIESSGQLRLPM, encoded by the coding sequence ATGATTAAGATATTAGAGTTGTTTGGCGGTATCGGAGCACCACGCAAAGCCCTCATAAATCGCGGTATAGATCATAAGTCGATCGACTATGTTGAGATCATGCCTAATCGAGTCAAAGCTTATAACGCCCTGTACGACCATCTACACAAACCACAAGACATACGGGGCTGGAACTTGAAGCCTGACATACTCGTGCATGGAAGTCCATGTCAGGACAACAGCAGAGGGAACAGAAAACGAAAAGGCGCTGCTGAAAATTCAAGGTCGCAGTTGTTGAATGAAACAGTGATGATCATCAAAGAAATGGGCGACTGGAGACCGAAAGTAGTCATTTGGGAAAATGTCAAAGGCGTGCTGGATCGTGGTGTGATTCCAGTATTCAACTCTTATCTTCACGACATGACAGAGCTAGGTTATACAAATTCTTTTGATGTTCTGGATGCTCGGAAATTTGGTATTCCCCATGCTCGTGAAAGAGTGTTCTGCATATCGCTGCTAGGGACTCAATCATTCAATTTTAGAAAGTTAAAACAACAGCCATTGCGAGATATAAAAGAGTTCTTGGAATACGGACCGGACGATGAGATTCCAGCAGAATACTTGATCAACATTCCATCTCAGCTCGGGAAAATTAAAGAGTTCAATCCAATTCCGACCGGCACATACAAAAGGCAATTAGATGTGATCGATAAGTTTTGTTACACGATAACTGAACGTCAAGATCGTTGTCCCAATGCCGGAATTATTCGATTGAACAGTCCGCAATATCGGTATTTAACAGAACGAGAGTGTTGGCGGTTGCTTGGTTTCGATGACAATGATTTTGATCTGATGCTAAATGAGTTTCCGAAGAAGCCAGGACTGCGAAACGCTACGCTCTATGCATTGGCCGGAAACAGCATCGTTGTTCAGGTCCTAGAAGCAATATTCGAAGTATTGCTTGATGGGGATACACCAGAAGAAGCGTATTGGATTGAATCATCCGGACAATTGCGATTACCAATGTAG